ataatatgatcaaaataaaaaataaaaccaaatcagTTATCAGCTAaggagaaacagctctaaaaatataGCTGATACAAACTACAGCGAATGGATATCATATCAGTTGCCTATCagttatcagctctatttttttaagtTTGCCAAACATTATTATTTGCTTGTTTGAGAGTTTATCAGCTCTTAActgcacccaacaggtaaaccaaacacctcTTAGTATTTGCTATCCAAGCAGTAAAGACTTTTGTCCAGTAAGATTGGATTGATGGAAAGTGATTTGTATCTATTGTTACAAGATAGCAAAGCGGTTAGAAAATCAAAGGGGTTTTGTTCGGCACTCTGATAATTAAGttaataagaaataaaaaaataaggacAACAAATAAAATAGTAAGATTAACTGTTGTGCATTGCGAAAtcgtataaattataaaaaaacaaAGTAAATACACAAAACACCAAcatttacgtggttcaccctctcaacataggacTATATCCACGGGCATGTCATCTTCtactattaataataataaatcatcattacaagcttaAAACTATACTACCTATAAATCCAATTACACCAAGAGAACACATGCAATATCAAACtgcttatagtaaatatattagttagtccctctcaatattctctagacataacccaatatatttactattataacATTACATCACAAATTGTGTCTTCAACTAAACGAGCAAGAGTCCTTTCACCAATGGACAataatcccttcctcttgaattctatgtccttactcTACTTTAGATCGAAGCCTCACTCTATAGATTGAAAGTCATTTTCTTCAATAGGAAAAAGCCAAATAACATTTTTcatattctcctatttatagtgttaattctctcaattataatataattatgaatctcactcaatttaggaataacactaaaattaaagttatactttatatagaaaatattctTCTATCCTATTAAGAAATATTTCTCCCACTAAAATTAAGAAAATGCCTATCCAAATCTTACTAGTATTTTGAGTCATGATTCTAATACTAACTATGAGTTATAATGTTTTATCTTgtgattataaaattttatgtacCGGTGGTTGGATAAATGATAGAATGCCAAACATTGATATCGTCTATAGACTAAGTACTAGTGTTCAGTTTTAATGGTATAGGATCCAGAATTGATATACTGTGTTAAGTTTTTGTTTTTATTATGATGGTGGTTATATTGTTAGTGATGGTGATATTGATTGTGTTTTACTGTACTTTAGTGTAACTTATTAATGCTCttacttgatttttattttttaatttctcatTCAATCTTTTTTTCAAATGGTCCTTTGAAGGATTGGTCTAGATAATATCCGAGTGATCTAATAACCAATTGATAAGAGGAAAATCAACCAGTAAAATGAATAATGAGTCATTATGGTAAGATAAAATGACCCCTTTATTTGAACTAACAAGAGTCATTACTCTTTGTATACGTACTTTGCATATAGGAAAATGCCAACTACCATTTGACCACATGTCATCAATctatcaattaaatatttttacatgTATCAATATTAAACCAAATTTCATTAATCAATGAACATAAATCAAGTGTTAATTAACAATCCAATAGTCCAATATTTTGATGGAGTGCAGGTGATGAAATCCAAAAGAGATGAAGCCATTAAGCAAAGAGGCATTAAATACGTACGAGTGTAATAATGGAAGCTATAAAAAGGAAAGAGAGACAGTGAAACATTGTTAATTAGAATACAGAGTACTGTTGCAGTGCTAGCAGCTGCAGTGTGCAGATCGTagcaaaatttaaagaatgtggGCTATCTTCTactaattcaattaaaattatttcaCCTGGGTATTCATGTTTGAGAATTTAGTTGGGCCTTAAATCATTTCAATATCATTCGTCTCGTCGGCTCTTTTCTCAGCTCAAAGCTCCAATTTGCAAATTAATTCCCCCACTTTTGCTGTGTCAtaggtaattattattattattattattaaaaaattttcaatttcaaaaTCTTTGCTTGAATAATTAATTGAAGAGAGATATTTCTCACACATAGTATTATAaatagatttaattaattataaaattttaaaataataaaatatttttaaattacttatatatatttttttttctataaaattccGAAACTTTAATATTAAACAGGGCGTAACCCAGCCATCCCGCCCGCGCCTGCCTCTCGCTCAAAAAAGATGTGAAAAAAGTTTTAGAAAAACCCGCCAAAATAATGCACAAgaaataaaaacaaattaaaaaaggaaaagaaaagaatatcTAGCGTATGGTCCACTGATACGAGAAAAGCCAAGGCTGGTGCTTATATATTCTCCGTTCCTTTTTGACATATTTTAATTTGCCCAATCTTAACGGTTCAAGGTAATAGATCGAGAAGACAAACATAGATCCCCCGTTGAAATTCAATTGTGGGGTCTTTGAAATCCCTCGTACAACTGTCACGTGTCCATTTATTGAGGTGCTGCATGGCCATGATTCACCTTCAAATTATAGAAcccaattaaaaaataaaaattttgacccACCACCTCCAAACCCACAAATAAAACGACATCACATCCCTGGAGTCACTGGTCATTGTCCTCTCTTCctgctctttctttctttctttctttctttcacaCAGAGGGAGCGACAGAAAGAGATGGCTCAGGCTGAGTCTTTAGGTCTCTcattatttatcttcttttctGGCCTATATTAATGAACCAAGATCTGAACCTGATCTTCTTCTTGGAAGAAGATGGCAAAACATTATCTTCACTCAACTGCACTGCAAGACCCACAATATCAACCACCCCCTACATTTCTTAATGATGCTCTCTACTGCTCGGAGGAGAATTGGGAGGAAGAAATTCGAGAGGGCTATTTtcaggaggaagaagatgaaggagaTAGCTATTGCTGtaataaaaataagaaacaaGAATGTTCTGTAGTCTTTTTAGAACAAGACTTGTATTGGGAAGACGAGGAGCTTTCCAGTTTGTTTTCCAAACAAGAGCAAAATCAACTCTACAATAAACTAGAAAACAACCCATCTCTCGCTGAGGTTCGCTGTGAGGCTGTATACTGGATGCTTAAGGTCAATGCACAATACTCTTTCACTGCTCTGACAGCAATTTTGGCCGTTAACTATCTTGATAGATTCCTGTCTAGCTTCCAACTTCAGTCAGAGAAGCCATGGATGACACAACTCGCTGCCGTGGCTTGTCTTTCCCTTGCCGCCAAGATGGAAGAGACCCAGGTGCCTCTTTTATTGGACCTTCAGGTACATAAATATGCATTTATTTAAATATCGACCTTAATAATTGGCTCTTTTTTATATACTTGTTGCTAATTATGCTTGtctgatttgttcataaatgtggGGTTCTTTGATTTGTCTAGGTGGAGGACAGTAGGTATGTGTTTGAGGCCAAAACCATCCAGAGAATGGAGATCTTGGTGCTCTCTACACTTCAATGGAGAATGAATCCTGTAACTCCATTGTCATTTCTTGATTTCATTTCTAGAAGGCTTGGCTTAAAGGACTATCTCTGTTCGGAATTTCTCCGGAGATGTGAACGCATAGTTCTTTCTATCATCACAGGCAATATATCAGCATCTTGTCCATCCGTTGCTGAAAAATTAGGCTTTTTTCCCATCCCATATTGATAAATTAGACTTTTTACTATTTGGCTTTTGTTTTTCAccattatttttctttaatgcaTGCAGATTCTAGGTGTATGGCTTATCTCCCTTCTGTGATTGCTACTGCTACAATGCTGCATGTAATTAATGGTGTAGAACCGTGTCTTGGAGCTGAATACGAAAGCCAGCTATTGGGTATTCTTGGAATCGACAAGGTGAGTTCCCATTCCCATTTATTGATTTGAATTCCATTGTATCTGTCATGTTGAACAAGAAAATCTCATTATACACTGGTTCTTGAATTTGGACGACGTCCAAACAGGACAAGGTGGATGATTGCAGTCAGCTCATAATGGAAATGGCATTAAGAGACCCTGTCAGCCAATCAAACAAACGCAAGTTTAGTTCCATTCCAGGCAGCCCAAACGGCGTAATGGATGTGTCGTTTAGCTCGGATAGCTCAAACGATTCTTGGGCAATGGCACCATCTGTGTCTTCTTCACCAGAGCCTCTGACCAAGAAGATCAGGGCACTGCAGAGTTTAAATCATGCAACTGCAGATTTTCTGAGCATTCCTCGCTAATCGCTAATTATTTCCCACTTTTTTTTTCCACAATGGACTAGCTTTGTATGGTTAATAATTATTATGCGCTTTTTGATCATGTGGCAAGTTAAATTGCCTTCCATCTCTGCTTCACTCCACTCCCATAATCAAAATATGAAACTGAACCACTCTTTTGAGAAGTGGGATCTGGAAGCAGAGATAGTTGGCATTTTATCCGGAAGTAAAGACCATAAAAAGTAAGAACAAAGCAATGGAGAGTCCTTGCAGTTATGACCTCTCAGCCTTCTCTCCCCCACTCACTCCTGAAGGCCCCTCTTCTCTCATGAAGAATAAAATAATTTGTATCATATTCTTCTATACATAAAAGATCAACTATGACCTTATTCTTTAAAATATTTCACATAGGCCTATACAGTTGTATGCATCTGTAGAAGTGTTGTCTGGTCTTTGTTTACAAGCGTCTGGTTatgagaaaaaagaagaaaattaatgGGTTATGGAGGGACAGATCCATCAGCAAGAACAAGAACTATAGAAGAGGAAAAacgaaaaacaaaaacaaaaacatGAGCGTATATTTTGTTTGCATGTGAAGCGAGGAACGAGTTGTCGGCCACTGAAAATATCGGGGTCTTTTTTTGGGTGGGAGCGAGAGATTATATTATTTTGGTGTTTGACCTCGTTCGGAGAGCTTTTGAAAAAGACCAGAGTAGCGAGTAGAAACCTACTTTTCTTCGGCTACACCGCCCTTTTCGATAATATTCTATACATATTTGCATCTTGTACAAGTATTTCAACACAAGGTTTTCAAATATGCATGGTTTGATAATCAATGAGCTTTTGGAATCATGAGGAGTTTAACTCataattaacattaatttaaaatttttaattgtaatttaaattttaaataatattttataataggaaaaacactaaaaataaaatattcataataaattaaattaaattaaatttttgcatattaaaattttataacacaATACATTGAATCGAGGCTATTGAAAATCAACAGTAGATGGACAATGGGTGATTAAGATTTGTTTTACAAGCAGATCAGAGCATGGAATTTTTATGCAAAGTAAAGAAAGGTTAGCGTGTGTTTTCTACCACTTTAAACTAAAAGGGAATCATGAGCTGGCTTTAATCTTAAATAATTAACACAGCCCCCTGCATTAGATTTGTTACTAAATTGCATTAACTTACTAAAATTATTCATTCTAAATCTTTTTTATTATATACCGTGAATGTCGGAGCCAGTATTATAGCATAATCCTTTGCCATGCTTGCGCTCATATATATTGACCAACATCTTGGATAGCTATTGATTTTGTCATTTTTAACAAacatttaatttaactaaaactttaattcataatcaataaaatttaaatatattacaataaaCATTTAATGggttttaactaaaattatttttagatctACAAGGTTTGAGTTGAAGTTAAttatagtaaaaaaaattaattatattaagtaATATTTATTATATGTTTGTGTGTAGGGATTtatcaaagaaaagggaagggcAGGTTGGTTCCAGCAGATAATTGTTGGAACTTAAAGTGTCAAATGAAAATCTAGCGAGATGTGGTTTAATTATAGGGTTTGACGAAGTGGATTAAGGAAAAG
This is a stretch of genomic DNA from Hevea brasiliensis isolate MT/VB/25A 57/8 chromosome 12, ASM3005281v1, whole genome shotgun sequence. It encodes these proteins:
- the LOC110663679 gene encoding cyclin-D3-1 → MAKHYLHSTALQDPQYQPPPTFLNDALYCSEENWEEEIREGYFQEEEDEGDSYCCNKNKKQECSVVFLEQDLYWEDEELSSLFSKQEQNQLYNKLENNPSLAEVRCEAVYWMLKVNAQYSFTALTAILAVNYLDRFLSSFQLQSEKPWMTQLAAVACLSLAAKMEETQVPLLLDLQVEDSRYVFEAKTIQRMEILVLSTLQWRMNPVTPLSFLDFISRRLGLKDYLCSEFLRRCERIVLSIITDSRCMAYLPSVIATATMLHVINGVEPCLGAEYESQLLGILGIDKDKVDDCSQLIMEMALRDPVSQSNKRKFSSIPGSPNGVMDVSFSSDSSNDSWAMAPSVSSSPEPLTKKIRALQSLNHATADFLSIPR